CGGCTTCACCTGACGCGCATTCACGCGACGCTGCTTTCTCCCATGACGACCATCATCGAAGCCCGCACCGTGCGCGCGCCGCGCGGCACCGAGATCTCCTGCCGCGGATGGCAGCAGGAGGCCGCGCTGCGCATGCTGATGAACAACCTGGATCCCGACGTCGCCGAGCGCCCCGAAGACCTCGTTGTCTACGGCGGCACCGGGCGCGCGGCGCGCTCGTGGGAGGCGTTCGACGCCATGGTGGCCACGCTGCGCACCCTGGCCGACGACGAGACCATGCTGGTGCAGTCCGGCAAGCCCGTAGGCGTGTTCCGCACCCACGCTCACTCGCCGCGCGTGCTGATCGCCAACAGCAACCTGGTGGGCCGCTGGGCCAACTGGGAAACCTTCCGCGAACTGGAGCGGCAGGGGCTGACCATGTACGGCCAGATGACGGCCGGCTCGTGGATCTACATCGGTACGCAGGGCATTCTGCAGGGCACGTACGAAACGTTCGGCGCGGTGGCCCGCAAGCACTTCGGGGGCAGCCTGCGCGGGACGTGGACGCTCACCGGCGGGATGGGAGGGATGGGCGGCGCGCAGCCGCTGGCCGTCACCATGAACGAGGGCGCCGTCCTCTGCGTGGACGTGGACCCGGCCCGCATCCAGCGCCGCATCGACACGCGGTACTGCGACCGCATGACGCACGACCTTGACGAGGCGCTCGGCTGGGTGGACCAGGCGCGCAAGTCCGGCCAGGCGCTCTCCGTGGGCCTCGTAGGCAACTGCGCCGAGGTGCTCCCCGAACTGGTGCGGCGCGGCGTGACGCCCGACGTGCTGACCGACCAGACCAGCGCCCACGACGCCCTGGTGGGCTACGTTCCCGCAGGCATGTCGCTCGGGGAGGCGGATGCGCTGCGCGAAGCGGACCCGGCCGGATACCAGCGGCGCTCGATGGCGAGCATGCGCGCGCACTGCGAGGCGATGGTCCAGATGCAGCGCCGCGGGGCCATCACCTTCGATTACGGCAACAACCTGCGCGGCCAGGCGCGCGACGCAGGCTACGCGGATGCGTTCGCCTTTCCCGGCTTCGTGCCGGCGTACGTGCGCCCGCTGTTCTGCGAGGGGAAGGGCCCGTTCCGCTGGGTGGCGCTTTCCGGCGACCCGGCCGACATCGCCCGTACGGACGAGCTGGTGCTGGACCTGTTCCCGGAGGACGAGCACCTGCGCCGCTGGATCACCCACGCGCGCGAAAAGGTGGAGTTCCAGGGGCTTCCGGCCCGCATCTGCTGGCTGGGGCAGGGCGAGCGCGCGCGGTTCGGCGTGGCGCTGAACGACCTGGTGGCGTCGGGCGAGCTGAAGGCGCCCATCGTCATCGGGCGCGACCACCTGGACACGGGCTCCGTCGCGTCGCCCTTCCGCGAAACGGAGGCGATGAAGGACGGCAGCGACGCCATCGCCGACTGGCCCATCCTGAACGCGCTGGTGAACGTGGCCAGCGGCGCCACCTGGGTGTCGTTCCACCACGGCGGGGGCGTGGGCATCGGCAACTCGCTGCACGCGGGGCAGGTGATCGTGGCCGACGGCACCCCCGAAACGCGCGAGCGGCTGGAGCGGGTGCTGACGAACGATCCCGGGATGGGCGTCATCCGCCACGCCGACGCGGGCTACGGCGAGGCGGTAGACACGGCCCGCGCCCACGGCGTCCGTCTGCCGATGCTGGATTGATCGAGATCGCGTGAGCCGAACGACGACCGGCTGGCCGAAGATCCGCAGAGGCGGGTGCGGGGATTGCCCTCGCCCGTCCGGATCGGGGCCGGCCGGGCGTTGATGGTGCTCCCCCTTCCTTGCCGTCGCTCTTGCCCGTCCGTATCCACATGTTCTTGAAAGTGTGTACCGCGCTGCTGCTGGCGTGCGCGGCGGCCTGCGCGCCCATCGTCACGCACACACCGCGCGTGGAGGAGGGCTTCTCGCTGTTCGCCACGGCTGGCGGCGCGGCGCGTCTGTGCGACACCCTGCGTTGCGAAACCCAGATG
The genomic region above belongs to Longimicrobium sp. and contains:
- the hutU gene encoding urocanate hydratase — protein: MTTIIEARTVRAPRGTEISCRGWQQEAALRMLMNNLDPDVAERPEDLVVYGGTGRAARSWEAFDAMVATLRTLADDETMLVQSGKPVGVFRTHAHSPRVLIANSNLVGRWANWETFRELERQGLTMYGQMTAGSWIYIGTQGILQGTYETFGAVARKHFGGSLRGTWTLTGGMGGMGGAQPLAVTMNEGAVLCVDVDPARIQRRIDTRYCDRMTHDLDEALGWVDQARKSGQALSVGLVGNCAEVLPELVRRGVTPDVLTDQTSAHDALVGYVPAGMSLGEADALREADPAGYQRRSMASMRAHCEAMVQMQRRGAITFDYGNNLRGQARDAGYADAFAFPGFVPAYVRPLFCEGKGPFRWVALSGDPADIARTDELVLDLFPEDEHLRRWITHAREKVEFQGLPARICWLGQGERARFGVALNDLVASGELKAPIVIGRDHLDTGSVASPFRETEAMKDGSDAIADWPILNALVNVASGATWVSFHHGGGVGIGNSLHAGQVIVADGTPETRERLERVLTNDPGMGVIRHADAGYGEAVDTARAHGVRLPMLD